ACAGGTCTGGCATCAGTTGAGGTGGCGCTTATAGGGACctaattacttttttaaatgtcagaagaCTGTTCAAGACAGGTGACAAGGTGTAGCAGAGAAGGCTCCTCTCGTGCAACATTTATAAGTACTTTAAATAAGACTAGTAAATGTTAACATCGAACATGTCAGctaattatgttttctttggtACAGGGATACGAAGATCCACACAAGACTCTTCCATCTGTGGTGGTGCATGTCCGGGGGCTGGTGGATGGAGTTACAGAAGCTGACCTTGTAGAGGCTTTGCAAGAATTTGGAGCAATCAGGTAGAGAAAAAGAGCGGCTTCATTTGTGTGGAAgacattttaatagaaaaatgCATCCTTTTCAAAGTGCagattaataacaataataagtttagaataaaacattttttacaggaAACTAGCTACAAATTTGGTATAGTTGAGCTCAAAGTATTCGCCTTTTTATCTAACCCCTTCATTACTCTTGTTTTTAGCTATGTGGTGGTGATGCCCAAGAAGCGCCAGGCATTGGTGGAGTACGAAGACATGAATGGATCATCCACAGCTGTAACCTATGCTGCAGACAACCAAGTTTACATCGCCGGTCACCCAGCCTTTATCAACTACTCCACTAGCCAGAAGATCTCCAGGCCGGGAGATTCTGATGACTCTAGAAGTGTTAACAATGTTCTTCTGCTCACCATCATGAACCCCATCTACCCCATCACCACGGTAAATGCAAAGATTTGGGCTGCTATGTGTCTCTCTACTTGAAATTGTGGCGTAGTAGCCTGGTGTTAGTTAACCTCCATAGGGCTGCAGCGAGTGCCAGCTTCTACAACTGACAGACGTGTTATTGAAATGTCAATACTGTTAGTAGTAAACAGAGGCCTGTTAAAAGTTATGACCTATAGGTGAAAATCATTGGCTGGTGTTTTAGATTGTATTTGCTGATTATACTACTCTGCTGCTCCTGGAGTTTGGCTCAGAGTTGTGGTGTGATATGCTGAAAACATATTGCATAGTAAGAATGCAAGCTGCAAGTCAATCACTTGAACTGGTTCCATTTTCTCTATTATGCGGatatgctgcttttctgttttattgtacTTAATTGCAATTTAAGATTATCTTCATTGTCATTCTGCCACTCAATTTGCACTACTTTATGGCATCTTGTAAACTAACACCAATAATCTATAGTGCTGAATGTCTTTAAACTTATGCACAGTTTCTTTCATTGTGGaaattgtgttttgtaaatgtgGCCATTTCTGTGAGAGGtagtctggaaaaaaaaactgacatgcacaaggaaacaaaatccaGAGTCAAAATCAAATTGTTGCTCATAGGTTCACAGCAAACTTAAGTAGTGACTACTTTACACATCTGTGCCTCTTAAACTGGTGTCAGATCTCACTTTGATATAACCTTTGCTTCTGATTCTGTGTAGTGTGTATGCATacagtggtgtttttttaaaaaattttgtacattttcacaGGATGTCCTCTACACTATCTGCAACAACTGTGGTCCTGTCCAGAGAATTGTCATCTTCAGGAAGAACGGTGTCCAGGCAATGGTTGAATATCCTTTTCCATGGGTGCTATCTGACATGGGTGTGTCTCTGATTATAACTGCACTGTGTCAAATACTGGTGTCTTTCCACAACACTAAGTTCTAACTGAATGAACAGACAGGTTATTGGTGTTGTGACAATTTCCGATGTCTGTTTCAAGTTCAAACCTGTTCTGGAACCTGTAGACATATTTCACGTATTATTTCTAAAAGCAGTCAAAGATGACTGATGAATGGCTTGATGTGTACAtccataatttttttttggtatGTGCTGGGTAACTACTACCTGTGCACGAGAGCAACAAAAGCCCTGCACACTGCTCTTCTCTAAGTTGGAAAAAACAATACCTACGGAAGACTATTTGTGGTCAAAACATTGTGAAATCTTTGTAAAGAGGAACTAAAGGAAGTAGATGGCGGTGTGCAGGGGTTTTTTAGTCTTTCATGGTGTCTGGTAGTTTGCATCATTAAGATAACCTGGTAATTCCTGATTCATCCTTAACCCTGTCATTACATTTGACTCTGTGCAAAGTGCCCAGCGAGCCAAGGCATCACTTAACGGTGCAGACATCTATTCCGGCTGCTGCACGCTGAAGATCGAGTATGCTAAGGTACTACTGCAACACATTGCCTATGTTCTTAAACAAAATGGGTGCAGTGAACACACAACAGCATGAATACCTGCACAATATAACACAGCAGCCCTGCTGGGAGTGTTGGCTTTCTGAGTTGACGTTACACCCGTCCTTCTAAACAAAAGTATaaagtaaatgtataaattaagTGGCCATGGTTTGTACAGTGTGTTCATGCTCGTGTTCATCTGAATTATATTTCCGCAGCCCACTCGCCTGAATGTGTTCAAGAATGACCAAGACACCTGGGACTACACAAACCCCAATCTGGGAGGTCCAGGTAAAACCTCAAACACCTGAACACCACCCCAAACATTTGCTGAATGCCACACACTCTTTGTAGCTGAGAAGCCTGGTAGTGTTAAGCACTCTTACTGCCACTGTGGGGAGTTTCAGCAAGCGGGTTACTGGAAAGATGGAGACAACACCCTTCATTGATAATGCTGCTAATTAGACGGATTTTAAATTGTGCCCAGTATACAACTTGTATTTTGGGAAAAAGTTGTGTGGCATTATGACTGAAGTGTTGCTTTGGGTCTTACTCTAACACTTCTCAATACACACCATGATCAGGGTCATAAGCAGGAGTGAAGAGTTTGAGACAGTCAGAGACATGATGTGAACAATATTCAGGTTAGATGGCTCATTACAATCCAACTCAATCAATAATTTTAGCATGAGATCAGAAATGAAGTGCCACAATTGCAGCTAAATATTTTAAAGGTAAAGGACTCAGCTTTGTGGTGGGAATGGCAGAAACACATTTGCAGACAGAAACGTTAAATTACTCACAAGCAACATcggctgtatttttttttttttttttcacttttctggaAGAACATAAGTGATGTCTGTAAACTATATTTTCCTCTCTATATCTTGAGGCTAGCGTTTTAGTTCATCGTGGCATGTTGTTGTTCTGGTTTACTTGACCCCATGAAATGTTTACGTTTACTGGTAAAAGCCTGAAGGCCCCGATCAGACAGACTGCTTTTTTGCAGGTAGAAAAAAGTGAGGTGCACATTACTGCCCCTTCTTGTCGGAAcctaaacttttaaaaaatatataggcTACAGTTGAAGGGCAGTTGCTATGACTCAATCAacttgcaggaaatatggtgaCCAtgtcctgagttacagcattgaatagtgttttcacattatgatgtcacggtgaagttgacctttgaccatttggatataaaatgtcatcactttagCACTTTTATcttatagacatttgtgttaaattgtcaTGATTTATGTATAATTCATACATTCattgaggtcacagtgactttgagctttgaccaccaaattctgaTCAGATCATTGTTGAGTTCACatgaacgtttgtaccaaatttgaataaattcccTCCAGACGTTACTAAGATGACATGTTGACGAGAAAGGGAGGGACAAACGAGCCAAAAACATAATTCCTCCTGCTATTGCTGGCTCATAAAAATGGGAATAGAAATACATCCTGTGATCAGGACCATAGTCAGTCTCCAATAGGTTAGTGCAATTCTAGTGGTTATAGTTTTTGCAAACTTAGGAATAATTGAACTTGCCAGAATTAGGCCATATCTGCAGagtattaaaatgtttttatgttaatttataAGCAGTTgtagtaaaataataataatcagtatAAGACTGAATCAGGATCTGTGGCATTTCCGTTCCACAAGGTTCAAATTCCGTTAagttttttctgttgattacaAAAGCAGCCCGAGAGAGGCAACAGACGTGCTGAGTGACATCTTATTACCTCTCAAGATTCCACTATACATTTTTCAGTCATGAAGACACAGACCTATTGTGTGCAAAGTCTTGTTTGCCAGCATTTGCTGTTCCTGCCTTCCTCATCACACCTGTCAATTTGCAGGGTTTTTGGAGTCCCTTGGGTGAAAGAAGGGCATGAAGTCAAAGTTCAGAATTATAGTGCTATTACTGATTTTTGATAGGCAACCGATATTAACTTTCAAATCAGCGGAAACAAATTTCCTTGCCACCAAGACTGATCCTGGTCTTTTCCACTGTCATCTAACTTCTACCATCAAATTCCCACATTTGGTTATTTattgttttggggggggggtttaatcTAACAAAAACAAGTGGTCGACAGCAGGACCCTCTCCTTGCAGCCAAAATGAGTTTGATGTAAAATAGAAAGTGGCTCTGACCAAAGACCAGTTGGTCAAACTAGTGTCAGATAGCCTTGTCTATAACTTActtttttgtgtgatttgtcTGAGAAGTGAGAACAGAGGCATGGACCAGCATCAGTAAACAGGCTATATCTGCAACATCATGTAACTCCTTATCTCCTCCTAATAAATCAGTGATCTcagtcaattaaaaaaacatccacaggaCAGGACTTGTGCTAAGAGGGTGAGGCAGAATACATGCTGACAACATCACCACTCAGCAACCACCATCTCCAGTATCCACTTCTTCAGTGAGGACACAACCACTATCATACAGAGGGCCAAATGTCCCCTGCGATACAAGGGGATAAGCTAGAAGACACCTCCCATTCAACATGATGATGTAGGACTGATATACCACTCATTCCTCATCTCTGCATTCCAGCACAAGAACCACGAAGACAACGCACACTTCTAGAGGGCGGGGAGATTTGGGCACTGAGCTACACTTGGTCCCTCCCCCCTCATTCCCCCTTCCTCCTTTCTAACCCATTTTGAGACACAGGCGAATGACACATTGAAGCAGGCCAAAGCTTGCATCTACAAACCCCCACTGTCTACACCAAATGGAGACTGATACCAGCGAAGACACAGCATCCACCCAAACAGAAGTAGTGACAGACATCTCTCAGTACAACAGATGACGCATACTGATATTAACCAGTCGACCAAGATCACATTTTTAAAGCCTTGGCCCTCCCTGTACTGTCACGGGCCGCGTTGCTCGTCATGCTTGTcgtcatgaaaacaaaacatttgagcAGCACACTCTGACACTTGCTGATGCTGTACCAACTGATCCAATAGATGACTCACACGCCCGAATCAAGCTGTAGCCAGTCACACTGGAGACAACACAAGACAACTGATGAAGACAAGACACTGCTGACAACACCATCAAGCACACTCAGAGCCCAGTCAGGCCCATTTTTGGTTTTACCCCTTATGTGTTTCCTCCCACATGGAATTCAgcttttctctcttgctctttctcctcatctcttcatcttttcctccctctgatTTTCTTACCACATTGCATCCCTGTTTAGCTATCCCTTTTTTGAGTGCAgctttttttctaaatattttaaAGTCTCTAGAACCTGTGTAACACCTTCCATGTGATGCAGGTTTGGCAATTTGCGGCTAAGAGGAGCCGGCTTCCCAACTGAAATGTGCTCTATGGCAGCCTCAAGGCCTACCAGTGGGCGGTAAGCGGACTATTCCAAAATGGAACAAAAAGGATGGAAACTTCAGCCAAACGGCCAACCACCCCGCCAGTGGGCGTTTCAACTTGATAAAACCACAAATCGATCCTGAGGTGGAGAGTTGTTTCCCCAAAAGAGGAAATGGATAAGAGTATGGGATGAAATGAATTGAGTGGAGAGTGGTGGAACTACTGCTGCAAATGTCTTCCTCCCACTGTTTGTAAGCATGCAGTAAGTAaatcaagaccctcctcaggGAACATAACCGCACAGCACCACATGACCCCAAAGCCCAGCACCCAACATCGCCACACAAGACTGACATGAGtccatttttcttctcataCAGGCttaatctttctctttctggaAGAGGGTGATGGTTGTGGTTCTGTCGGAGCCTGCATTTCTAATGTCACTCAAAAcctactgtgtgtttgttcgcTCTGTCTCGTCACTCCCTCTGTTGGCAGTTACAGCCATCAGGAATCTCATCTTTGTGTGTGGTTCCCTGAATTTACGTCATAGTTTCTTTGGGAATTAAATCCTGTTTTTAATCTGGGGAAAGGgtgtgaatttaattttaattcatgtAGGATGTGCTTGATCCATGACCAGCCATGTTTGTTACAAACCATCACATACCTGGAAAGCCAGGAGAGCTTTTCATCCACCAGCCACAGTGGCTGCTGGTGTCCAAAATTTAAGCtgcttttgatatttttgttgcCAGATTTCTTCTAGAGTCTGGCTGGTCACCTGCACAGGTACCACGCCTTCCGCATAACatagttggtttttttttgtttttttttccaacatttatCCCACATGAGGACAGACAACTTTTGTCATGAGTGGTTGTACTGCACTCTTCTGATATTTAACGGGTAATTTCACACTTGCCCGAAAAAACAAATGTTCGTTTGATTAACCTGGCTTCCATTCTGATTGTGTATGATTATTGTGTACCTGTACAGATGGTGATGCAGATGGCAATGGGAGcaatgcaggtgtgtgtgagcgtacaaactttatttttaaatttagcCAAATGTGATACTTATCCAGAGTGACTGTTTGATATCCTTACCCTCTTCACTTCCTAGATCATCAGCATCCACCTCATCTTTGCCATTTCCCCCTGTTCCACTTTAGATGCTAAAGGTTTAGCATTCTTGATGTGTTCGAATTAAAAAGGCTTGTGTTTTAGGGTCGTTCCTGTAGAACCTAATATCGGTCTTGCTATTTGTTACATTCCCATACCTCCCTCCCCATTTCCCTCAACTAATTTAGATAAAGACGAAGATAATTTCAGCCACTTGGGTTGATTGTTGTAGCCAGCCTGGAGTGTAATGTGGGGGGAGGGTTATATGTCTGTGCTGCTTGGCAAGATGAATCAATCTTTGAatgcatgtgtctgtctcaGGTGTTACTTTGATTGAAGTCCTTTTTATAAAGTTTCCCCAACAAATAATGAATCCACTCTATGGTGTGCAATCTGAGGCAGACTTTGACGACAGTGTATGTTTACCgtaatacatatttttaaatggaTTAGGCATCCCATTGTCATGTAGAGATTGCAGTCAgccttgtttccagtctctcCTTGTCATATTTAtcttgtcacttttttttttccctctaccTTTGTCCTCTTTTGTCTTCTATTCTTATAGAAGACGTGAATGCCAACCCCAACAAGCGCCAGAGACAGCCTGCTCTGCTGGGCGATCACCCTCCAGAGTACGGTAAGGCTCTCACGCAACTGGGGAACGAGAAAGGAGACACATTTGCGTGTACAAAATATTGTGCACATCTCTTCTGGACTATGAAAGTTTAAACACACAGCTTCTGTTTATTTCCTGACCTATTTTCTAGGCAGATGCAGTTCTAGATTATTAAACCTGATGTATTTAAGTTGACTAACTAGTTTATAAACGGGTCCTCCACACAGTGGCAGTTAAGTGGTgctgtgttgtcatttttaacTGTGGCACATACACATGCTGCATTTATGAAGTAGTGACCATCTTTATCTACAACCAGTGTCAGCGTTTTAAAGTGAAATCCTTCTCCCTTTTGAGTTGACCTTGCCTTGCCGGATTAATAGTTGACTTTCTGTTCTCTTACTCGCTGTCTCATTCTTCAGGAGGTGGTTACCATGGCTATGATGAGAGCTACGGATCTCCACCCTATGAAGGTCGACGCATGGGTCCACCAATGAGAGGGCGTGGCGGAAGAAGCTATGGGCCAGGCTATGGAccacctccccctccacctGGCGAGTATGGTGCCCACGCTGATTCTCCAGTGGTCATGGTGTACGGATTGGATCCTATCAAGATGAATGCCGACCGTGTCTTCAATATCTTCTGTCTCTATGGCAATGTTGAGCGGGTCAGTATCTGACaataaatgtgtctgtttttgctgtgaTGGGTGACAATTTGCTATAAAATATTTCTATGAAATATAGTAAGAGAAAAAGGAGCACATAAGTATGAGAAGAAAATCAATTTGTTCCAGTTGCTGGCACCAAGGAGAGACATGCCATCAAAGAGGTAATTCCTCTTTTATGAGCAAGGTCTGTtaaatttatcatttaattcccatctgtttctgcagagagctgcagttgTTACGTGTCTATGAATAGTTGCTCTTAAAATAGTAACGGTTTCATCTCTTCATTTCTGACTGTATCTAAGGCATTAAATAACAGACTGACGTTATCAGCAGGAAAGttgaaaaactgacatttagaCTAAAACAAGGACGGCTCTTTAAAACCAAAGTTAGTTTTTTGCGTGACACTGGGGAAACTTTGCTGCATTTTGGAAGTGGCAGATATTTACCTGGCGTGCACACAGCCACAACACACACCCCTGCTCCAAGCTATCATCTTACACCTGATAATGCTTATGCAAATGAATCTTTGTCTCTTAAAGCCGGAGTGGCGCTGTTTCATAGAAAACTGGTCAATCCTGTCCTCTGACACTTTCCACAGGTAAAGTTCATGAAGAGTAAGCCTGGGGCTGCCATGGTGGAAATGGGAGACTGCTATGCAGTGGATCGCGCCATCACTCATCTCAACAATAACTTTCTCTTTGGACAGAAACTGAATGTGTGGTGAGTTCACCCTGTCAACCCCTAAAAGTAGTTGTTGTCCAGGAGAACTGAACTCTGCTGTGAGGTAGAATGCCTGAAGAAAGAATATTACAGCATCTTACACAAATGGATTATATTCTATAAATGTAGGTGTCGGGGCAAACGGATACATAGGGGATTAATTAGTTTACTGAACCAAAGCAATGTAGTTCAAGTCATGCAGCTGTATGCCCTCCTCCCCAAATACACCAGTTTGTAGGGCATCAGAAATGTCAATGCTCCCGCCACAGCTGGTTTCTCTCCTGGCTTGTGCAGTAAAGTAATtctaaaatgtgtgaaattatcGCTCCCTGCAGTGTGTCCAAGCAGCAAGCCATCGTACCCGGTCAGTGCTATGAGCTGGACGATGGCTCAAGCAGTTTCAAGGACTTCCATGGCTCCAGAAACAACCGGTTCACCTCACCAGAACAGGCGGCCAAAAACCGCATCCAGCACCCGAGCAACGTGTTGCACTTCTTCAACGCTCAGCCAGACGTCACACCAGAGGTGTTCTCTCAGGTCTGTAGGAAGAAATGTGGATGTGTGTTAAGAGCACAGGTCGTATATTGAGTGTCCACCACTGATTGTATTATATTGCATTGGAATTCATGTAAGGCCAATCAAAGCATTTAAGAATGCACTAAAATAACTGTTGCAAGCTCTGACTGTCGGAATAGAAGTGTTTAAAGTGCTGTTGTCCCtccataaatgtttttctctttacagATCTGTGATGAGATTGGTGTCAAATGCCCCGTCAACGTCAAAATGTTCACAGGAAAAAGTAAGCTACTTTGATTCTGCTTATTTATAATTTTGGTTGTGGCGGCTTTTGCATCTGGAATCCCCCTAATTAAAATAAGAGCAACAAAggtcacatttttcaaataaagtaCTGTAGCTACACAAATCAAGAACTGTAGCATTTTAGAACTGGGAAGTTTAAGAAAACTTGCTGTCAAGCTCAATGTTGACAAACATCTAGAACAggacaaaaatgaaatgcagaatCCAGGATCCTCAGACTGGATAGTGATATTTCTGTATCTGCAAATACCTGACCCCTGTTGACCCTCTAACCACCAGGTGGTGCAGCTCCCAGTGACCGCAGTGCTTCAGGTCTGCTGGAGTGGGAGTCCATTAATGATGCCATGGAGGCCCTGGCCATGATGAACCACTTCCAGATGAAAAACGCAGGTATGGGTAAGACAAATTGTTCCCCTTGGGGTCAGGGGTTGGTGGAGGTGTTGTTTCAAGTACCTTGAGACTGGTGGGATCTAAGATCACAAATTTGTAGGTGATGCAAACATAACGTTAAGTAGGACTATTGTAATAAACTGAAAGCACACAATGTTACAGTTATGACGCATGTCTCAACTACTGGAGTAACTTGGACAAAGGCAGATTTGTTAAGATGTAAACATAATTGTGGTTTAATCAGAAGACTGATTAATTCCACAGGTCATGTTTATTGTTGCCTAAATTTCAATCTCCTCTCGTTGCAGCTGGTCCTTACCCTTACACCCTCAAACTGTGCTTCTCCACCGTTCAGCACGCCAACTGAACGCACCCTTTTAGCGAGGATGATGAAGATTGGTCAGCCATTCCCATGTTCACATGTACTTAGATCACGACTGCTTGCAACACACCTGGGGATAATTGATTTTCAAAAACACTTCAATTACCGTGAAATATTATTCTTCACAATACAATTGATCCCTCCTTATATTTGGTATATTAAGCTGACTAAACAAATGCTAACAGGCATTTaaaatttttgatatttatgcCCCAGATGTGGTTTATAGAGTATCAGTACCTGTGTGTCTTCGGTATTAAGTTGtcctttttactttttgtattATGCTTATACAGTAACCTGACATGTGAGAAAGCGTATGTGAAAGTTTTATGCTCAGGTGGTTCAGTGGCAGTGGTTAACATGGTTTTGTAAAAGAGCTGTCTTTTGAAACTTTTATTGTAgctgatttatttctttttgtgttattttaattgCTGCCGAC
The Seriola aureovittata isolate HTS-2021-v1 ecotype China chromosome 4, ASM2101889v1, whole genome shotgun sequence genome window above contains:
- the LOC130168210 gene encoding heterogeneous nuclear ribonucleoprotein L-like isoform X4 — encoded protein: MATAASRYYSEDGRATKRQKTDGMATGYEDPHKTLPSVVVHVRGLVDGVTEADLVEALQEFGAISYVVVMPKKRQALVEYEDMNGSSTAVTYAADNQVYIAGHPAFINYSTSQKISRPGDSDDSRSVNNVLLLTIMNPIYPITTDVLYTICNNCGPVQRIVIFRKNGVQAMVEFDSVQSAQRAKASLNGADIYSGCCTLKIEYAKPTRLNVFKNDQDTWDYTNPNLGGPEDVNANPNKRQRQPALLGDHPPEYGGGYHGYDESYGSPPYEGRRMGPPMRGRGGRSYGPGYGPPPPPPGEYGAHADSPVVMVYGLDPIKMNADRVFNIFCLYGNVERVKFMKSKPGAAMVEMGDCYAVDRAITHLNNNFLFGQKLNVCVSKQQAIVPGQCYELDDGSSSFKDFHGSRNNRFTSPEQAAKNRIQHPSNVLHFFNAQPDVTPEVFSQICDEIGVKCPVNVKMFTGKSGAAPSDRSASGLLEWESINDAMEALAMMNHFQMKNAGMAGPYPYTLKLCFSTVQHAN
- the LOC130168210 gene encoding heterogeneous nuclear ribonucleoprotein L-like isoform X6, producing the protein MATAASRYYSEDGRATKRQKTDGMATGYEDPHKTLPSVVVHVRGLVDGVTEADLVEALQEFGAISYVVVMPKKRQALVEYEDMNGSSTAVTYAADNQVYIAGHPAFINYSTSQKISRPGDSDDSRSVNNVLLLTIMNPIYPITTDVLYTICNNCGPVQRIVIFRKNGVQAMVEFDSVQSAQRAKASLNGADIYSGCCTLKIEYAKPTRLNVFKNDQDTWDYTNPNLGGPEDVNANPNKRQRQPALLGDHPPEYGGGYHGYDESYGSPPYEGRRMGPPMRGRGGRSYGPGYGPPPPPPGEYGAHADSPVVMVYGLDPIKMNADRVFNIFCLYGNVERVKFMKSKPGAAMVEMGDCYAVDRAITHLNNNFLFGQKLNVCVSKQQAIVPGQCYELDDGSSSFKDFHGSRNNRFTSPEQAAKNRIQHPSNVLHFFNAQPDVTPEVFSQICDEIGVKCPVNVKMFTGKSGAAPSDRSASGLLEWESINDAMEALAMMNHFQMKNAAGPYPYTLKLCFSTVQHAN
- the LOC130168210 gene encoding heterogeneous nuclear ribonucleoprotein L-like isoform X3, coding for MATAASRYYSEDGRATKRQKTDGMATGYEDPHKTLPSVVVHVRGLVDGVTEADLVEALQEFGAISYVVVMPKKRQALVEYEDMNGSSTAVTYAADNQVYIAGHPAFINYSTSQKISRPGDSDDSRSVNNVLLLTIMNPIYPITTDVLYTICNNCGPVQRIVIFRKNGVQAMVEFDSVQSAQRAKASLNGADIYSGCCTLKIEYAKPTRLNVFKNDQDTWDYTNPNLGGPDGDADGNGSNAEDVNANPNKRQRQPALLGDHPPEYGGGYHGYDESYGSPPYEGRRMGPPMRGRGGRSYGPGYGPPPPPPGEYGAHADSPVVMVYGLDPIKMNADRVFNIFCLYGNVERVKFMKSKPGAAMVEMGDCYAVDRAITHLNNNFLFGQKLNVCVSKQQAIVPGQCYELDDGSSSFKDFHGSRNNRFTSPEQAAKNRIQHPSNVLHFFNAQPDVTPEVFSQICDEIGVKCPVNVKMFTGKSGAAPSDRSASGLLEWESINDAMEALAMMNHFQMKNAAGPYPYTLKLCFSTVQHAN
- the LOC130168210 gene encoding heterogeneous nuclear ribonucleoprotein L-like isoform X5, whose protein sequence is MATAASRYYSEDGRATKRQKTDGMATGYEDPHKTLPSVVVHVRGLVDGVTEADLVEALQEFGAISYVVVMPKKRQALVEYEDMNGSSTAVTYAADNQVYIAGHPAFINYSTSQKISRPGDSDDSRSVNNVLLLTIMNPIYPITTDVLYTICNNCGPVQRIVIFRKNGVQAMVEFDSVQSAQRAKASLNGADIYSGCCTLKIEYAKPTRLNVFKNDQDTWDYTNPNLGGPDGDADGNGSNADVNANPNKRQRQPALLGDHPPEYGGGYHGYDESYGSPPYEGRRMGPPMRGRGGRSYGPGYGPPPPPPGEYGAHADSPVVMVYGLDPIKMNADRVFNIFCLYGNVERVKFMKSKPGAAMVEMGDCYAVDRAITHLNNNFLFGQKLNVCVSKQQAIVPGQCYELDDGSSSFKDFHGSRNNRFTSPEQAAKNRIQHPSNVLHFFNAQPDVTPEVFSQICDEIGVKCPVNVKMFTGKSGAAPSDRSASGLLEWESINDAMEALAMMNHFQMKNAAGPYPYTLKLCFSTVQHAN
- the LOC130168210 gene encoding heterogeneous nuclear ribonucleoprotein L-like isoform X2, translating into MATAASRYYSEDGRATKRQKTDGMATGYEDPHKTLPSVVVHVRGLVDGVTEADLVEALQEFGAISYVVVMPKKRQALVEYEDMNGSSTAVTYAADNQVYIAGHPAFINYSTSQKISRPGDSDDSRSVNNVLLLTIMNPIYPITTDVLYTICNNCGPVQRIVIFRKNGVQAMVEFDSVQSAQRAKASLNGADIYSGCCTLKIEYAKPTRLNVFKNDQDTWDYTNPNLGGPDGDADGNGSNADVNANPNKRQRQPALLGDHPPEYGGGYHGYDESYGSPPYEGRRMGPPMRGRGGRSYGPGYGPPPPPPGEYGAHADSPVVMVYGLDPIKMNADRVFNIFCLYGNVERVKFMKSKPGAAMVEMGDCYAVDRAITHLNNNFLFGQKLNVCVSKQQAIVPGQCYELDDGSSSFKDFHGSRNNRFTSPEQAAKNRIQHPSNVLHFFNAQPDVTPEVFSQICDEIGVKCPVNVKMFTGKSGAAPSDRSASGLLEWESINDAMEALAMMNHFQMKNAGMAGPYPYTLKLCFSTVQHAN
- the LOC130168210 gene encoding heterogeneous nuclear ribonucleoprotein L-like isoform X1; translated protein: MATAASRYYSEDGRATKRQKTDGMATGYEDPHKTLPSVVVHVRGLVDGVTEADLVEALQEFGAISYVVVMPKKRQALVEYEDMNGSSTAVTYAADNQVYIAGHPAFINYSTSQKISRPGDSDDSRSVNNVLLLTIMNPIYPITTDVLYTICNNCGPVQRIVIFRKNGVQAMVEFDSVQSAQRAKASLNGADIYSGCCTLKIEYAKPTRLNVFKNDQDTWDYTNPNLGGPDGDADGNGSNAEDVNANPNKRQRQPALLGDHPPEYGGGYHGYDESYGSPPYEGRRMGPPMRGRGGRSYGPGYGPPPPPPGEYGAHADSPVVMVYGLDPIKMNADRVFNIFCLYGNVERVKFMKSKPGAAMVEMGDCYAVDRAITHLNNNFLFGQKLNVCVSKQQAIVPGQCYELDDGSSSFKDFHGSRNNRFTSPEQAAKNRIQHPSNVLHFFNAQPDVTPEVFSQICDEIGVKCPVNVKMFTGKSGAAPSDRSASGLLEWESINDAMEALAMMNHFQMKNAGMAGPYPYTLKLCFSTVQHAN